The Microbacterium sp. SORGH_AS_0428 genome contains the following window.
CGAGCGGGCTCCCGGTGTTAGCTTTCGCGAGGCGAATCCACACCCATTGATCGAGGTACACCGAAGGGCGAACCGTCTTGAGACGCAGGTCCGGCTGTTGTTGAGACATGGGAGCTGTGAGTCTATCGACGCGCTCGAGCGCGATGACCCGGAAGTAGCTCAGCCGCCACGCGATGATGGGTTCATACCTAACAGGATCGTCGCGCCAGCTCTGCCGCGAACGGCGTATGTGCTCGGGGCTTCTCTCGGGCTGTCTCATTGCATATGCCCATCACGGATGAACTGGGGCAGCTTTCCGTTGGTGATGTCGAATGGAGAACGTCTATTGGCTTGGCTGACGCTCGTTCACAGCCGCGCATCCGCTCCTCGTCGGGCAGCGGTGTAGAGGATCCCCTCAGACATCATCCGCCGCTTCCGATGAAGAGGGCTCACGATGAGTGAGCACGAACGCGCCGGCTACTTCGCTTTCGGGTGCGTCCGACGCGTGTGCCGTCTGTCGCGCCGGAGTCGAGGCCGGGTTTCCGCTAACTTGGGCACATGGGACATGGGGATGAGATCAGCGTGCGCGACCTCCAACCCCCAACTTCGACCTTCGCGCTCACCGCTGCTCAAGCGGAGCATGGGCCTCGCCTTGCCCCTCGGAAGGTCATTCAGACCTACGACCCCGATGAATGGGAGATCTTTATCGAGGAGTGGGCGACGGGCTTAGCTCCCGGGTACATCCGAGTCCAGCGCTTCGGCGGATCGGGCGACCGTGGCGTTGACGTCGCCGGCTTCAAGACTGATCGAGGCTTCGAGGGGGACTGGGACTGCTTCCAGGGGAAGCACTACGACAAGAGCCTGACACCGTCGATCGCCTGGCCGGAGATGCTCAAGGTCTTCCTCCTTCCGGTACGCACCCCTCTTTACACGCTGCCATCCAGCTACAGCTTCATCGCTCCTCGCGGACTAGGTACCGGTCTGGCGCACCTGATCTCCACCCCCACGGAACTTCGCGCGAAGTTCCTGGAGCAGGTCGAGTCCAGCACGGCCAAGCCGTTCAAAGAACTCGACGACGACACCCGAAACGCCGTCTATCTTCTCGCAAGCGTGACCGACTTCTCGATCTTCGACTCAGTTGAAGTCCTAGCCTTACTCGATCAGCACAAGGCAACGCCATACTTCGCAGCTCGATTCGGTGGTGGACTCCCCTCTCGCCCAGCGTCCGATAACCCGCCGCAAGAGGTCGGTCCCGAGGAGCTCGTGTACTTGACCAAGCTTGTTGATGCATACCGGGAGCGATACGTGAGTGTCGACAGCGTTGCTTCCGCGGGGCTGCACAACAAGGCCGGGGCGCACCTCCAGAGACAGCGAGAGAGTTTCTTCCGCGCGGAAGCGCTCCGTACCTTCGCCCGTGACCGGGTGCTTCCCAACACGTTCGAAGGTCTCCAGAACGAGCTGTTCGACGCGATTGTTGAGACAGTCGAGGCCGATCACGCCGATGGGTTGGAGCGTCTGCGCCGCACGCTCGAGCAAGCGGTCAACGCGCAGCTGAGCGCCAACGCCCTCATTCAAGTCACGGAGCCGGCCGATCGGCGGGGGATCTGTCACCAGCTCGCTAACGATGACCGCCTCACCTGGGTCGCCGACAAATGACGCAGTTGCTGAATAGCCCGCTCGAGATCGGCATTCGTGTCGTCGCACTGCTCACCGCCCTGTATCCGGAGCGAGCTGACCTCGCCCGAATCGTGCTGCTCGACCACGTTGTGCTCCACAGTGGTGACTTCGCGGGGGCGAAGAGCCTCCACCCGGAGATCCCGGGGCGTGTCGGTGAGCTGGGCGTGAAACGTGAACTCATTCGCGAGGGCATTACCCTCATGGGTGCACGGGGGCTCGTCGTCCGCGACCTGACGACAGCAGGCATCTATTACAGCGCCGGCGAGGATGCTCGTCCGTTCCTTGCTGCCATGGACGCGGTCTACCTCGCTCGCTTGCGCGCGCGGTGCGCGTGGGCGGCGTCAACGTTCGGCACTCTTGACGACGACGAGATTAGGGTACGGCTCGGTGCCGTGCTTGGAAGCTGGGCCGAGGAGTTTGAACAGTTGAGCGGGCAGGATCACCATGGTTAGTCGACTCCACCTCGTTCATCTCACTGCCGTCGGCAAGAACGTGCCTCCGGCGACTATCGAGTTCGGCGACCGCCTCACCGTGATCCACGGTGCATCGGACACTGGCAAGTCGCACGTATTCGACCTTCTAAACTACTCGTTCGGTCTCGCTCAGACGATCGAGCTTCCGGACGAGGCCAAGGGCTACCAGTACGTGCACCTTGGCGTTCGAACCGCGGACGGCACAGTCATCACGCTCGTTCGTGATCTGACCGGAGGGAATGTCGGGCTTGTTGAAGAAGACCTTCGCGAGCTCCTGACTGAGCCCGCTCCGGAGTACTTGGTCCCGAAGCATGTGTCGAGCGATCCGCGGAGCGTTTCACGCGTTCTCCTCTCGCTCACAGACCTCGATGAGTGGGTGGTTAGAAAGAGCCAGCACAACGACACGCGCCCGTTGCAGTGGAGAGATGTCATCCGCCTCGCCGCGGTCGATGAGGAGACGATTCTCACCAAGCGCTCTCCCATCGAGTCTGGGCAATACTCCGATCGCCCAGTCGAGGCGGCGATCTTCCGCATGTTCATCGAGGGTCACGATGATTCCGGATTGACGCCGATTCCCAAGGCAACCGAGTTGAAGAAGATCTCGGCGAACAAGCTCGAAGTACTGGATCAGGTTATCGCGGCACTTGAGCAAGAGCTTGCTGCGTCTTCGTCGGTTGATCAGCTTCGTGATCAACTTGGGCGGCTTAACGAATCTCTCATCTCCGCCAGCAGAGCGCTTAATGACGTGAGTTCTGAACGCGACGCGCTCGTGCTGCGCCGCGCAGCCAACACAGAAATGTTGGCCAGTTTCGTGGAACGCCAAGACGAACTTGGGAGTCTCGAGGCGCGATTTGGCCTGCTCCGCACTCAGTACGAATCTGACCTCTCGCGGCTCGAGATGTTGGCTCAGGCCTCAGACGTGCTCGCAGTCGAGACGGACGGAACCTGCCCCTTCTGTGGCGCGGAAC
Protein-coding sequences here:
- a CDS encoding ABC-three component system middle component 2, producing MTQLLNSPLEIGIRVVALLTALYPERADLARIVLLDHVVLHSGDFAGAKSLHPEIPGRVGELGVKRELIREGITLMGARGLVVRDLTTAGIYYSAGEDARPFLAAMDAVYLARLRARCAWAASTFGTLDDDEIRVRLGAVLGSWAEEFEQLSGQDHHG
- a CDS encoding ABC-three component system protein, translating into MGHGDEISVRDLQPPTSTFALTAAQAEHGPRLAPRKVIQTYDPDEWEIFIEEWATGLAPGYIRVQRFGGSGDRGVDVAGFKTDRGFEGDWDCFQGKHYDKSLTPSIAWPEMLKVFLLPVRTPLYTLPSSYSFIAPRGLGTGLAHLISTPTELRAKFLEQVESSTAKPFKELDDDTRNAVYLLASVTDFSIFDSVEVLALLDQHKATPYFAARFGGGLPSRPASDNPPQEVGPEELVYLTKLVDAYRERYVSVDSVASAGLHNKAGAHLQRQRESFFRAEALRTFARDRVLPNTFEGLQNELFDAIVETVEADHADGLERLRRTLEQAVNAQLSANALIQVTEPADRRGICHQLANDDRLTWVADK